TTTGGGTTGATTTATTTCCTCCAATTATCCCATCCACTTTCTTTCTATCAAGATTTCAATCCACTTTCTTTCTATACATTTCTCTGATTCGTGTAGTTTATACTATATTAACAGCAGCTTTtgtgtttccaaaaaaaaaaagtagtattgGGTTCAGCTTAACCCCATGCCTCCACACGTTAACTCCGCCCCTGCCGGGATAGTTTGAGCAAgatggcggcggacggcggcggcaggaagaCGCCGTGGAcgcaggaggaggacgaggcgctGCGTCGCGCGGTGCGCGAGCACCGGCGGCAGAACTGGGCGGAGATCGCGCTGGCGCTGCCCCGGCGCGGGCCCAAGTCGTGCCGGCTGCGGTGGTGCCAGCACCTGTCGCCGGAGCTGGACAGCCGGGTCTTCACCGCCGAGGAGGACGCGATCATCCTCGCGCAGCAGCGCGTGCACGGCAACAAGTGGGCCACCATCGCGCGCTGCCTCCCCGGCCGCTCCGACAACGCCGTCAAGAACCGGTGGAACTCGGCGCTCCGCAAGCTGCTGCAAGGGCAACACGCCCGCGGCGCCGGctccccgccggccgctgccgccgccgccgccggagacgaccGGGACGATGCCCCAGTCTGCCTCCAGCTGTTCCCCGCGAGGGCCGGGGGCGTGAAGGAGGCTGGCTTATTCGCCGGTGAGAaggatgtggaggaggaggacgtggcGACCAGCCTGACGCTGGGGTTGCCGGTGCTGTGCGAggcggagctggagctcagGCTGGGGCCTGCGTGGCCGGCCACCGCGTGAACCCGTTTCGTGGCTGGCCATTGCGACCGGCGTCGAACCGTGCATCTAGCTAGAAGTTTAAAGGTTTACTATTGTTCAATTTGGGGACATTTGTGCGAGTGCAATTCATTTTTAATTCCCAAAGCTAGGAGAAATCCCAAAATTAGCTCTTCCACCGTGCCACGTCAACTACTTTCTGGAAAATGTCACCGGATCCACCTCCTGATTCGGCCGGGGTAAAATTCTAGCGTCGCACCAAGGCTAAAATGCAGCCCAGTAGCCCACCAAGGCCATGTTTAGTATGGGCCAAACCATGTCGATCCTCCCGAGAGAAGGCCC
The Oryza glaberrima chromosome 8, OglaRS2, whole genome shotgun sequence DNA segment above includes these coding regions:
- the LOC127782157 gene encoding transcription factor MYB77-like translates to MAADGGGRKTPWTQEEDEALRRAVREHRRQNWAEIALALPRRGPKSCRLRWCQHLSPELDSRVFTAEEDAIILAQQRVHGNKWATIARCLPGRSDNAVKNRWNSALRKLLQGQHARGAGSPPAAAAAAAGDDRDDAPVCLQLFPARAGGVKEAGLFAGEKDVEEEDVATSLTLGLPVLCEAELELRLGPAWPATA